The Sylvia atricapilla isolate bSylAtr1 chromosome 5, bSylAtr1.pri, whole genome shotgun sequence genome includes a window with the following:
- the LOC136360899 gene encoding LOW QUALITY PROTEIN: E3 ubiquitin-protein ligase RNF113A-like (The sequence of the model RefSeq protein was modified relative to this genomic sequence to represent the inferred CDS: inserted 1 base in 1 codon), with product MAEESNVCSFVFKKRVQAAGSGWRKRPSSEQEWESSGEEGSTVVWKKPQRDTPNPMIQKTRCCTRERLEYVPSSSEDEHPAKEIRITYKSTRSAKPVGPKDMGATAMYELDTEKEKDAQTIFECSQKIQEELRGKEDDKIYCGINNXQKYMKSKDTSMGNACSGMVKKGPIRALEHLRAMVRWDYQPDICKDYKETGFCGFGDSCKFLHDRSDYKHGWQIEQELDEGCYGTHDNENYEVSSDEEDMPFKRFICRGSFKNPVVTKCRHYFCESCALQHYRRSHRCYVCDKQTSGVFNPAKDLMAKLGKHKGEEEEKQQSDCEEETQ from the exons ATGGCAGAGGAGAGCAATGTCTGCAGTTTTGTGTTCAAGAAGCGGGTCCAAGCTGCAGGCAGCGGCTGGCGAAAACGAcccagcagtgagcaggagTGGGAGAGCAGCGGGGAGGAGGGCAGCACCGTGGTGTGGAAGAAGCCACAGCGGGACACCCCCAACCCCATGATCCAGAAAACCAGGTGCTGCACGAGGGAGAGGCTGGAGTATGTGCCGAGCAGCAGTGAGGATGAGCATCCTGCCAAGGAGATCAGAATCACCTACAAATCAACCAGGTCAGCAAAACCTGTTGGCCCAAAAGACATGGGAGCCACAGCAATGTATGAATTGgacacagagaaggagaaggatgcCCAGACAATCTTTGAGTGTAGCCAGAAAatccaggaggagctgagaggaaaggaagatgATAAAATTTACTGTGGCATTAACA AACAGAAGTATATGAAGTCCAAGGACACATCGATGGGAAATGCCTGTTCAGGAATGGTCAAGAAAGGCCCCATCCGTGCTCTGGAGCACCTGCGGGCCATGGTGCGCTGGGACTACCAGCCCGACATCTGCAAGGACTACAAAGAGACAGGGTTctgtggctttggggacagctgCAAATTCCTGCATGACCGCTCCGACTACAAGCATGGCTGGCAGATCGAACAGGAGCTGGATGAAGGCTGCTATGGCACCCACGACAATGAAAACTATGAGGTGAGCAGTGATGAGGAGGACATGCCTTTCAAACGCTTCATCTGCAGAGGTTCCTTCAAGAACCCTGTGGTCACCAAGTGTCGGCACTACTTCTGTGAGAGCTGCGCCCTCCAGCACTATCGCAGATCCCACCGCTGCTATGTCTGTGACAAGCAAACCAGTGGAGTCTTCAACCCTGCAAAAGACCTCATGGCAAAATTGGGAAAACACaaaggggaggaagaagagaagcaaCAGTCAGACTGTGAAGAGGAGACACAGTAA